The Drosophila sulfurigaster albostrigata strain 15112-1811.04 chromosome 3, ASM2355843v2, whole genome shotgun sequence genomic sequence GAAGAGGGCGACGAAAACGATGAGGAACTTCATGTTTAGATAGAGTGTAGTGCGTTTGAGATTTCAAAGGTGACTATACAATTTAGGGCTAATCCACAGCCTATTTATAGTAGATTTTCTGTGGTCCattttgcataacaaaaaaGATGCCGACTAACTGGTTTGCTGCTGAACTTGTCAAGCCAAAAACTGCAAAAGTCCAAATCACAATTGACTTTATagcaaaatgaatattaatgtaaacttaaaataaactatGGATGTCGCCAAGTAGCCTCTATAGGCCTACGTCTATAAATTGGCTCTCTGACGTCTTTGAGTCTCATGAGtttttattacatatatatgtatatttttcaagaacaaaaatatatgtaaaaaaaacacttttgatttttagttATGTTAATGTATTATAAGAGAAACTGGTTTACTACATATTTGGACTAAACATTTGTAGTTCTTCTGTTTCGCTTAACTGCTTAGTGGTGAGAAccatttaaatgataatgtGGATGTCTTTCGAGTTTTTGGTTTACATTTCTTTATTCAGTCTGCGTTCCTCTCACATATCTTTACTGCCTGTTAGTCTTAGTTATGTATAAacatattaacaaaaaataaataaaaaaaacaaaaatctggGCTTGATGAACCATCAACAAGAACAGCTAGGAGTCTTGATAGCAAGGATCTTTACTAATTACGATAACGAGTTTGAAAGTTTATTGTGCgtaaatatcatttaaatataatataccaaatttatataccagaATAATATCGAAATATACCTCTgtatattaaatcaatatattattcaaaataaaccataaaTGTCGTGGTTAATCGATTTACCTTACAAAcatatcaatatttttcagtattattcttaaagtattctataataatatacaaaggaaatactgaaataaacAGAAGGCTTTTTAATATAGAGTACaatctttataaaatttttaggaatcatgaaacattttatgattattgaATAAACGTAGCATTAAAATTTTGCCTgctctttgattttttttaaattttttttatatgtattaattACAATATCGATTTGCATGTCGATTTTAAATTGCCATCATTCTCAGCTAAAAGGACTAAATCCTTTTTTTGAGCCATCCATTGCTACGAAATACAGAAATGAACAGCTTAAGTATTCATACGAGTATACAAATCGCTTGTCACATATGGAATCCGGaactatatcaatattaatagttataaaattaaagttaataattattaaaacacaattatatttgttcaacaatcaatttattcttaatatatagATGCTATTTAAGCCAAGCGTCTGGAACATCTTGGCCCTCTTTCTGGAATCCATTTTTATCCGCAATATAAGTGGTCGTATGAGTTTTACCCTCAGAGTCCACCCATGAAAAACTTGCATTAACGGCAGGATTAGATTCATCTCCAACTACGGAAGGAGGAGATTCATCTCCAACTTCACCTTCAGATTTCTTTTCGGTTCCATCAACTATTTCGTAACTATAATATACACAGATtagcatatatatttcaactttaatataaagtaGCTTACGAAAAAATGATGCCATCGATTGGTTTATTTTCGTATCGTATTATCGTATCGTCCAAAGGAAGAGACATAACTTGTGGCGCGTTTGAAAGTTCAAAGGTAACTATACATTTTTGGGTTGATCCACCGAGTATTTATACCAAAagtttatgtttaattaacatgatgaaaaaagggaaaactagtttaaatgatgaaaaacaaaatcacaaCTCGAACGTAAATAAAACGAATAGTAATACggcttaaataaaattaattcataccaaaatacatttgtaaGCAGGTTTGCTTGATGACTTTtagaataaattttttaatataatgcataatttatttaaattttctgcAAAAGTACTTGATGactattaatttgaaattttaccATAGATCACAACATTTGCTAATCTtttagaaatcataaataattttattattggctAAACTAGCTCAAAAATTTTGCTTGCTCTTcgatttattcaattttcttaTATGTATTAACACAATATCGATTTCCATGTGGATTCTAAATTGCCGCCATTCTCAGCTAAAAGGACTAATATCCTTTTTTTTCAGTCATCTTCTGCTGCGGAATACGGAAATGAACAGCTTAAGTATTCTTATACAAATCGCTTGTCACATATGAAATCCgaaactatatcaatattaatagtttcaaaattcaagttcaaaattattaaaacacaattatatttgttcaacaatccatttattcttaatttaaagttgCTATTTAAGCAACGGGGGCAACGGGAATATCTGCGCCCTGTGGCTGGTATCCATTTTCATCGGCAATATAGGTAACCACATGAACTTGACCCTCAGGGTCCACATAAGAATAGCTTCCCTTAACGGCAATACCGGCCTCCTCTCCAACTTGCTTAAGTTCACCTGTAGCCTGGATGATGGTACCATCACTTGTTTCAAGACTATAACATACAATGATTagtacacatatgtatgttaatgTTTATATAAAGTAACTTACGCATGGCTATAGCTTTCGGGTCCAACATCGGATTCCGAGCGAAGGACTTGCACATCCGATGCAGGTGGGGCAGCCAAAGCCACGGCGAAAAGAGCAACGAAGACAATGAGGAACTTCATATTTTTGATAACTTGTAGCGCGTTTGAGACTTCAAAGGTAACTATACATTTTTGGGTTGATCCACCGagtatttatacaaaaactGTATGGTTATTAATATGATCGAATAAGGGAAAACTAGTTtcgaacaaaataaattatgaaaaacatAATCACAGCTCGGACGTAAATAAAACGAATAGTAATACggcttaaataaaattaattcataccaaaatacatttgtaaGAAGGTTTGCTCGATGACTTttagaatacattttttaatataatgcataattaattttaattttctgcaAAAGTACTTGATTACTAGTACTTTGGAAATATTTGCTAAacttttaggaatcataaagaattttattattgttgtataaaactagctttaaaatttcgcTTGCTGTTCgagttatatttaattttcaggGGCGGATGTGGACGTCACAAATatctaaaaaattatatctctatctaaATTCATattgacagacagacatagcATGTCTAGAAAAATGGCAACCATTAAGAAAAGAAATTCATgtttttgcaaaaaataacACATTAAAGTCtcagaatttatttttaagacaaacagcaacaaatgttgTGTTAATTTCACTCTTAGTGGATGGAACAGCAGAGTTTGCttatagttttaataattggattcaaataaattccatGTTTTGATCTTCATCTGTATAGCTCTACATAGTTGGTTGACGCCTTAGACTAATGGCTAATGTAGACTAGTGATGATAGAAAGCGCAGTGAAGCTGCCACTTTGAAGAATCCCGGAACTTCATTCTTTTGGTTGGCAACGATGTCATTACTTGCACTCTGATAAAGGATCCTATTGCTtgaagtaataaataaaaggcaTTGATATCTAATAAtcgaaattcatttttaatacgagtaacaataataatgcacGACACTAActtcactgactgactgactgactgactgactgatgcACAGCACTTTACTTACAACCCCTAAAAATGGTCAATAATGTGTTCACTCTACTTGGGTATATGCGCACCCTCGGGCTGGAATCCATTCTCGTCGGCCACAAAGTTAATGGTGTAGGTTTGTCCATCGGGTGCCACCCAACTGACCGATCCGCGGACAGAAAGCGATTCGTTCTCGGTGCCAGCGTTGTTGAGGACCGCCTCCTCGGTGCGTGTGGTGCCATCGCTTAGCTTATAGCTGAACTTGTAGCCACCAATACCAATGTTATCCGACTCGTATTCCACAACTTCCACATCATTCTGAGGCCGTGCGCTGCAGGAAACGGCAGCCAGAGCAATCAAACCAGCGACTAGtatctgttttgtttgtgaTGGCACAGATTAAGATTTGGTGATTACTTGTGTATTCCTTTGCCATCTAACTATTTACCAGTTTCATCCTGTCAAGTGTTCTGTGGAGCGTTCAACTGCGTTTAGATAGACTCACGAAGATGCAATGTGGCAAATGAAGCGTCTTCGTTCAATTTATACCGCGTTCACGGATTTTGCAAACGTCATAAATTTTGCACAATTGTGGAAGAAGACTAACGTGGCTCTGGTCGTCCGgtaatgtatttaatttaccaccagtgcaacaacaacaacaataacaactaacAACAGCCTCAAAGTCGCTGCGACAAGTAACATTTAACGCGAATTTGTGCAGCGACATCGCAGATCCAATGCAGATTTTGGCATAACAACTATATAATGCTGTtggtaaaatatttgcaaataaataaaacacttaaattttgtcaaatataataaaattcttagTTTTGatgattttctatttaatggtataattttttgtatatctttgtatatttcaatatataatataaaaaataaatataaattattcgaATTAAAACGATTCTCAAAATCTTTAAGTTTCTCTTTtcaaacatatattttctaatactttttttatttcaataaaataaaatgaaatgaaatatataatttcaatttagttgCAATATTATAAAGCCATCAATTGTTTCTAAATTTATTCACATCTAGAATATCAAGTGTATACGAAATTCTATATGCAATCTACTTGTCCCCGAATATCTGTTTAATGCATGCGTAAATAGTTAGTTTGACTTTTGTACAATATGTAAACACTTTACTAGTTGATGGTTTATGGCATAAGTTTTGCGACGTCCAATgagttttaatatttattttagacaTATCAACTTATAGTACTATGCATATGCAAGTTAAGACCCTCATTAAAGAACCACAAAAGCGCTGACAACCGCAAGAGGGCCGCAAGTTCATTTCAAGTCCGAAATTCTTCCATACTCCGTACAATAGCTGCAAGTCGACGCTATGTCGACGTTGGCTATTGGCAATCGGAGAAACCAGCGAATCTGACTTTTGACATATGCAACGGCCTTTGCAACGTTCGATTGATGTTTGTAGTTTGTAGTTTGTAGTCGGTAGACTGTAAACTGTAGTTTCTAataacacagcagcagcgacagcagcataGCAACCGAAACTCTCACATACGAATATACGTATGTAAGTTCATAGTCAGCGTCagcatttagtatttttgtctATTTTGTTTATTCCACCTTCGATGACCGCTACGAGTCGAAGAAGCTGCAAATTGTCGAGCCAGTCGATCAGGTTAAGGCTTAAACCACTgctgaagaatatatatgtttgcATTTGACATAATGTCAAATGTGTAAATGTGGTTATATTAGTATGATTTCACGTTGATATTAATAGACATCAATATCGATTTGCGTTTGGATTTTAAATTATCGCCATCCTCAACTAACATCCTTTTTTTCAGCCATCTTCTGCTACGGAATACGGAAATGAACAGTTTAAGTATTCATATACAATA encodes the following:
- the LOC133840125 gene encoding uncharacterized protein LOC133840125, with the translated sequence MKFLIVFVALFAVALAAPPASDVQVLRSESDVGPESYSHALETSDGTIIQATGELKQVGEEAGIAVKGSYSYVDPEGQVHVVTYIADENGYQPQGADIPVAPNLKRTTLYLNMKFLIVFVALFALALAAPAEEVKTLKLDSDVGPESFKYDWETSDGSAAQAAGQLKNIGSENEAISVQGSYRFIGEDGVTYEVTYIADENGFQPQGAHLPVAPEA
- the LOC133843351 gene encoding endocuticle structural protein SgAbd-6-like produces the protein MKLILVAGLIALAAVSCSARPQNDVEVVEYESDNIGIGGYKFSYKLSDGTTRTEEAVLNNAGTENESLSVRGSVSWVAPDGQTYTINFVADENGFQPEGAHIPK